The stretch of DNA GGGGCCAACGCTCCCCGGCTCCCTTTTTGTGCAGCGGACCCGTCACATGAAAGCCCTCGCCCTGCTCGACTCGCTCTGCGCCGCTCTGTCCCGGGTGCTCCTGGCCCTGGGCGGTCTTTTCCTCGTGGCCATGATCGCCCTGGCCTGCGCCAACATGTTCATGCGCGGCGCCCTGAACGCCCCCATCCGCGGCACCTACGAAATGATGGGCTTCCTCGGCGCCCTGGTCTGCGCCCTGGCCCTGGCCCCCACCCAGCTCCAGAAGGGCCACATCGCCCTGACCATGTTCAAGGGCATGCTGCCACGCCGCGCCGAGCAGCTGGTGGACGCCGTCTCCCACCTGGCCTGCGGGCTGTTCTTCCTGCTGGCGGCCTGGCGCACCGCGCTGTTCGGCCTCTCGCTCATCGAGTTCGGCGAGCTCTCCGAAGACCTGCGCATCATCTACCACCCCTTCGTGTTCGCCGTGGCCCTGGGCTGCGCCACCCTGGCCCTGACCCTGGCCCGCGACCTGCTGCACGCCCTGGCCGGCACGAGGCCGCGCCCATGACCCTGGCCACCATCGGCATCCTGGGCATCGCGGCCCTCATGGCCCTGCTGTTCTTCCTGCGCATGCCCGTGGGCTTCGCCATGGGCATCGTCGGCTTCCTCGGCTTCGCCCACGTCATCTCCATGAACGCCGCCCTGGGCATGCTCGGCACCGAGCTGTGGAGCGTCTTCTCCTCCTACGGCCTGACCGTCATCCCGCTGTTCATCTTCATGGGCCAGATCTGCTTCCACTGCGGGGTCAACAAGCGCCTGTACACCGCCGCCTACACCTGGACCGGCCAGGTGCGCGGCGGGCTGGCCATGTCCACCATCCTGGCCTGCGCCGGGTTCTCGGCCATCTCCGGCTCCAACACCGCCACCGCCGCGACCATGAGCACCGTGGCCCTGCCGGAAATGAAAAAGTACAACTACAACCCCGTGCTCTCCACCGGCGCCGTGGCCGTGGGCTCCACCCTGGGCGTGGTCATCCCGCCCTCCGTGGTGCTCATCATCATCGGCCTGCAAACCGGGCAGTCCATCGCCAGGCTCTTCTGGGCCAGCCTCGTGCCCGGGCTGCTGCTCACCGCCCTGTTCCTGATCACCGTCTGGCTCGTGTGCCTGCGCCACCCCACCTGGGCGCCCGCCGGGCCGCCCACCACCTGGGGCCAGAAGCTGCGCGCCCTGCCCGGCTCGGCGGAAATGCTCGTGCTCTTCGCCCTGGTCATGGGCGGGCTGTTCGCCGGGCTGTTCACCCCCAGCGAGGCCGGGGCCGCAGGCTCGGCCATCGCCCTGCTCATCAGCCTCGCCAGCCGCCAGCTGACCTGGCGCCGCTTCACCGCCGCCTGCGCCGACACCCTGCGCGTGTCGTGCATGATCTTCATGATCGTCACCGGCGCCGTGCTCTTCGGGCGCTTCCTGGCCGTCACCCGCCTGCCCTTCGAGACCGCCCAGTGGGTCGCCTCCCTGGACATCCCGCACTGGGTCGTCATCTGCATCATCTGCGGCATCTACGTCATCGGCGGCGCCATCATGGACGCCCTGGCGCTGCTGCTCATCACCATCCCCATCTTCTTCCCCGTGGCCGAGGCCATGGGCTACGACCCCACCTGGTTCGCCGTCATGGTCACCATCGTCACCACCCTGGGCGCCGTGACCCCGCCCGTGGGCGTGTCGGCCTTCATCGTCTCCAGCATGGCCACCGGCGTGCCCGTGGCCAGCATCTTCCGCGGCATCAGCTACTTCCTCGCCGCCTATGTCGTCTGCCTGGCCCTGCTGCTGCTCTTCCCGCAGTTGGCGCTGTTCCTCCCGGGCCTGATCCGCTAGCATCCGCCCATGCCCCCCGATCACGCCGACAACCCCCCCCGCGGCGGCGTCCGGCACCTGGAGGTCAGCCCCGAGGAAGCCGGACAGAAACTGCTGCAATTCCTCACCCGCAGGCTCGGCCCCGACGTGCCCGGCTCCCTGCTCCTGCGCCTGATCCGCAGCGGGCAGGTGCGCGTGGACTCCGCACGCAAAAAACCCTTCGACCGCCTGCTCGCCGGGCAAACCGTGCGCCTGCCGCCCATCCGCGTCGCCGACCCCGCCCCCGGCACCGCCCCGCTGCCCGCCCTGACCATCCTCGCCCAGGGCCCGGGCTGGATCGCCGTCGCCAAACCCGCCGGACTGCCCTCCCAGCCCGGCACCGGACACGCCGACGCCGCCAGCACCCGCCTGGCCGCCATGTTCCCGGACGCCACCTTCACCCCCACCCCGGCCCACCGCCTGGACCGCGACACCTCCGGCATCCTGCTCGCCGGAACCTCCTACCAGGGCCTGCGCAGCCTCCAGCAGGCCTTCGCAGCCCACTCCCTGCGCAAGCTCTACCTCGCCCGCGTCCACGGCACCCTCGCCCCCGGCCAGACCCTGACCCTGCACGATACCCTGGCCAA from Desulfocurvus vexinensis DSM 17965 encodes:
- a CDS encoding RluA family pseudouridine synthase, with product MPPDHADNPPRGGVRHLEVSPEEAGQKLLQFLTRRLGPDVPGSLLLRLIRSGQVRVDSARKKPFDRLLAGQTVRLPPIRVADPAPGTAPLPALTILAQGPGWIAVAKPAGLPSQPGTGHADAASTRLAAMFPDATFTPTPAHRLDRDTSGILLAGTSYQGLRSLQQAFAAHSLRKLYLARVHGTLAPGQTLTLHDTLAKSGPPGHQRTTTSANGKPALALARCLETDARTSLLELDLRTGRTHQLRVQLANRNLPIVGDRKYGQPDNAPRMMLHAWNITLPDGTAVRLEPDW
- a CDS encoding TRAP transporter small permease, which encodes MKALALLDSLCAALSRVLLALGGLFLVAMIALACANMFMRGALNAPIRGTYEMMGFLGALVCALALAPTQLQKGHIALTMFKGMLPRRAEQLVDAVSHLACGLFFLLAAWRTALFGLSLIEFGELSEDLRIIYHPFVFAVALGCATLALTLARDLLHALAGTRPRP
- a CDS encoding TRAP transporter large permease, with translation MTLATIGILGIAALMALLFFLRMPVGFAMGIVGFLGFAHVISMNAALGMLGTELWSVFSSYGLTVIPLFIFMGQICFHCGVNKRLYTAAYTWTGQVRGGLAMSTILACAGFSAISGSNTATAATMSTVALPEMKKYNYNPVLSTGAVAVGSTLGVVIPPSVVLIIIGLQTGQSIARLFWASLVPGLLLTALFLITVWLVCLRHPTWAPAGPPTTWGQKLRALPGSAEMLVLFALVMGGLFAGLFTPSEAGAAGSAIALLISLASRQLTWRRFTAACADTLRVSCMIFMIVTGAVLFGRFLAVTRLPFETAQWVASLDIPHWVVICIICGIYVIGGAIMDALALLLITIPIFFPVAEAMGYDPTWFAVMVTIVTTLGAVTPPVGVSAFIVSSMATGVPVASIFRGISYFLAAYVVCLALLLLFPQLALFLPGLIR